One segment of Saccharospirillaceae bacterium DNA contains the following:
- a CDS encoding malate dehydrogenase, translated as MSEDLKQAALDYHANPKPGKISVQLTTPANSARDLSLAYSPGVAEPVKAIAEDPENAYKYTSKGNMVAVITDGTAILGLGDLGPLASKPVMEGKSLLFKRFAGVDSFDIEVESESPQAFIDTVRRIANTFGGINLEDIKAPECFEIERTLIEQCDIPVFHDDQHGTAIVTVAGVLNALEIQGKNIEDATMAVLGAGAAAISCAKLLILAGMKPQNIFMCDRKGVIHSGRDDLNQYKQAFAVDTDKRTVDDAISGADIFLGLSGPNMVSGEQIKTMADNAIVFACANPVPEIMPEIVNEVRPDAIMATGRSDFPNQVNNVLGFPFIFRGALDVRAKRINEEMKLAAAKALAALAKEPVTQEVLDAYKLDALAFGKDYIIPKATDSRLLGIVSTAVAQAAIDTGVAAGPLPANYPLKSIEDI; from the coding sequence ATGTCAGAAGATTTGAAACAAGCTGCTCTCGATTACCACGCGAATCCTAAGCCAGGTAAAATCAGCGTTCAGCTGACTACCCCTGCTAATTCCGCCCGCGACCTGTCTCTGGCTTACAGCCCAGGTGTTGCTGAGCCGGTAAAAGCCATCGCAGAAGATCCTGAGAACGCCTACAAGTACACCTCTAAAGGCAACATGGTTGCTGTTATCACAGACGGTACTGCGATTCTGGGTCTGGGTGACCTGGGTCCTCTGGCATCCAAGCCAGTGATGGAAGGTAAGTCTCTGCTGTTCAAACGTTTTGCTGGCGTAGATTCGTTCGACATCGAAGTTGAATCTGAAAGCCCACAAGCTTTCATCGACACGGTTCGTCGTATTGCTAACACTTTCGGCGGTATTAACCTGGAAGACATCAAAGCGCCTGAGTGTTTCGAAATCGAACGCACTCTGATCGAGCAATGTGACATTCCTGTATTCCACGATGATCAACACGGTACAGCAATCGTAACGGTTGCCGGTGTTCTGAACGCACTGGAAATTCAGGGCAAAAACATCGAAGACGCTACTATGGCTGTTTTGGGTGCCGGTGCTGCTGCTATCTCTTGTGCCAAGCTATTGATCCTGGCGGGCATGAAGCCACAAAACATCTTCATGTGTGACCGTAAAGGTGTTATCCACTCTGGCCGTGACGATCTGAACCAGTACAAGCAAGCATTCGCAGTTGATACCGACAAGCGTACCGTTGATGACGCTATCTCAGGTGCTGACATCTTCCTGGGTCTTTCTGGTCCGAACATGGTTAGCGGCGAACAAATCAAAACTATGGCTGATAACGCCATCGTATTTGCTTGTGCCAACCCTGTTCCAGAGATCATGCCTGAGATTGTTAACGAAGTTCGTCCGGACGCCATCATGGCAACAGGTCGTTCTGACTTCCCTAACCAGGTGAACAACGTATTAGGCTTCCCATTCATCTTCCGTGGTGCTCTTGACGTACGTGCTAAGCGCATCAACGAAGAAATGAAGCTGGCTGCTGCCAAAGCACTGGCTGCATTGGCTAAAGAGCCAGTAACTCAGGAAGTTCTGGATGCATACAAACTGGATGCTCTGGCATTCGGTAAAGACTACATCATCCCGAA
- a CDS encoding ATP-binding protein gives MSWHRTLFFKIFFWFWAVIFLAIFAAVSTSHWIANDYVREASQRERVHLLRLMELKRPIMAEGRKLWRKLRPDWNLVAVPVDMVSQLPHDVEEFVDTAADMRKILWGQEDDFLMVGPIQRGDYLYIGIRRQHWSSIWDDEQRWMVPIVFLVVVTLLCIALVWSLTRPIRRLQRTVRKLGKGDFDVSEIKSDASRYDEIGELSGDVIDMAEALNRLLQSHQQLLRDVSHELRSPLTRLQIALGIARKKDPEGSLQTEHDRIERAVGQVDGLVGQILDLARLQQQDSNQLQLDGRSVASQLDNWIKDAEIEMDEKQIQLQSRLPAEDIDCNWDWVLVERAVDNILRNAIRFSPHGGKLDVSSHLTNDGSIEIAIQDQGPGVPEEDLKRIFDPFTQVDSARDHASGGYGIGLALVYRIIELHDGIIEASNQSPGLRITMRLPRKRND, from the coding sequence TCAGCGAGAGCGGGTTCATCTGTTACGACTGATGGAACTCAAGCGTCCGATTATGGCGGAAGGTCGCAAACTGTGGCGCAAACTGCGCCCGGACTGGAATCTGGTCGCGGTTCCTGTGGATATGGTCAGCCAGCTGCCACACGACGTTGAAGAGTTCGTCGATACCGCCGCCGACATGCGCAAAATTCTGTGGGGCCAGGAAGACGATTTTCTGATGGTTGGTCCGATCCAGCGCGGAGACTATTTATACATTGGCATCCGCCGCCAACATTGGAGCAGCATCTGGGATGACGAGCAGCGCTGGATGGTGCCAATCGTATTTCTGGTGGTCGTTACCCTGTTGTGTATTGCTCTGGTCTGGAGCCTGACCCGGCCCATTCGCCGTCTGCAACGTACCGTGCGAAAACTGGGTAAAGGGGACTTCGACGTCTCTGAAATTAAATCCGATGCCAGCCGCTACGATGAAATTGGTGAGTTGTCCGGCGACGTCATCGATATGGCAGAAGCCTTAAATCGACTATTACAGAGCCACCAACAATTGTTGCGCGATGTTTCTCATGAGCTGCGCTCACCGCTGACGCGACTGCAAATCGCGCTGGGGATTGCTCGTAAAAAAGACCCCGAAGGTTCACTGCAAACCGAACACGATCGGATTGAGCGTGCTGTTGGTCAGGTCGATGGCTTAGTCGGACAAATTCTCGATCTCGCTCGTTTACAGCAACAAGACAGTAACCAGCTGCAACTGGACGGTCGTTCCGTTGCCAGTCAGCTCGACAACTGGATCAAAGATGCTGAAATCGAGATGGACGAAAAACAGATTCAGCTTCAAAGCCGGTTACCGGCGGAAGACATCGACTGCAACTGGGACTGGGTTCTGGTCGAGCGTGCCGTCGATAACATTCTGCGTAACGCCATTCGTTTTTCGCCACACGGCGGCAAGCTGGATGTCAGTAGCCATTTGACCAACGATGGCAGTATTGAAATTGCCATTCAGGATCAGGGGCCCGGCGTTCCGGAAGAAGACCTGAAACGAATTTTTGATCCGTTCACCCAGGTGGACTCCGCTCGCGATCATGCTTCCGGCGGTTATGGCATTGGCCTGGCTTTGGTTTACCGGATTATTGAATTACACGACGGAATCATTGAGGCTTCCAATCAATCACCCGGCCTGCGCATCACAATGCGTTTACCTCGTAAGAGGAATGACTGA